A genomic region of Herbaspirillum sp. DW155 contains the following coding sequences:
- the prfA gene encoding peptide chain release factor 1, with translation MKPSMLAKLDQLAERLEELNSLLAQEDATASMDNFRKMTREHAELGPLVALYHDYVQASEDIRTAGELLSDPDMKVFAQEEIDAARARMEALELDLQKMLLPKDPNDERNIFLEIRAGTGGDESALFAGDLLRMYTRYAERQRWQVEIVSASESELGGYKEVIARIAGFGAYSRLKFESGGHRVQRVPATETQGRIHTSACTVAVMPEADEVEDVDINPADLRIDTYRASGAGGQHINKTDSAVRITHLPTGIVVECQDDRSQHKNKAQAMKVLAARIKDVQLREQQSKEAATRKSLIGSGDRSERIRTYNFPQGRMTDHRINLTLYKLDFIMDGDLDELTNALITEHQAELLAQLGDD, from the coding sequence ATGAAACCCTCGATGCTCGCCAAACTGGACCAGCTCGCCGAACGGCTGGAAGAGCTCAACAGCCTGCTGGCCCAGGAAGATGCCACCGCCAGTATGGACAACTTCCGCAAGATGACCCGCGAGCATGCCGAACTGGGCCCCCTGGTGGCGCTGTACCACGACTATGTGCAGGCAAGTGAAGATATCCGCACCGCCGGCGAGCTGCTGTCGGACCCCGATATGAAGGTGTTCGCGCAGGAAGAAATCGATGCCGCCAGAGCCCGCATGGAGGCGCTGGAGCTGGATCTGCAGAAGATGCTGCTGCCCAAGGATCCCAATGATGAACGAAACATCTTTCTGGAAATCCGCGCCGGAACGGGAGGTGACGAATCGGCCCTGTTTGCCGGCGACCTGCTGCGCATGTACACGCGCTATGCCGAACGCCAGCGCTGGCAGGTGGAAATCGTCTCGGCCTCCGAATCGGAACTGGGCGGCTACAAGGAAGTGATTGCCCGCATCGCCGGCTTCGGGGCCTATTCACGCCTGAAGTTCGAATCCGGCGGCCACCGCGTGCAGCGCGTACCGGCCACCGAAACCCAGGGCCGCATCCACACCTCCGCCTGCACGGTGGCGGTGATGCCCGAGGCCGATGAAGTCGAGGACGTCGACATCAACCCGGCCGACCTGCGCATCGATACCTACCGCGCCTCCGGTGCCGGCGGCCAGCACATCAACAAGACCGATTCGGCCGTGCGCATCACCCACCTGCCCACCGGCATCGTGGTGGAATGCCAGGACGACCGCAGCCAGCACAAGAACAAGGCGCAGGCGATGAAAGTGCTGGCAGCCCGGATCAAGGACGTGCAATTGCGCGAACAGCAATCCAAAGAGGCGGCCACCCGCAAGTCGCTCATCGGCTCCGGCGACCGCAGCGAGCGCATCCGCACCTACAACTTCCCGCAGGGGCGCATGACCGACCACCGCATCAACCTGACGCTCTACAAGCTGGACTTCATCATGGATGGCGACCTGGATGAACTGACCAATGCTCTCATCACCGAGCACCAGGCCGAACTGCTGGCGCAACTGGGCGACGACTGA
- the hemA gene encoding glutamyl-tRNA reductase: MHLLAVGLNHTTAPVSLREKVAFPADQIGQAVASARAWFGGHDKVVASGEAAILSTCNRTELYAAAAAGPDGVEFAIDRTAQFLAEYHRIPYADLRPYLYWLPQDNAVRHAFRVASGLDSMVLGEPQILGQMKDAVRQADAAGGLGTYLHQLFQRTFAVAKEVRSTTEIGAHSVSMAAAAVRLSQRIFDSVSGQNVLFIGAGEMIELCATHFAAQNPKTLTVANRTMERGENLAHRFSGRAIRLADLPAQLASFDIVVSCTASQLPIIGLGLVERAVKARRHKPIFMVDLAVPRDIEAEVGRLDDVFLYTVDDLASVVQSGVENRQAAVAQAEAIIETRVQSFMHWIDSRAMVPLIQDLQETGEALRLAELERARRMLARGEDVDAVLDALSKGLTAKFLHGPQQALHHAQGEQRSQLASLLPQLFRAKR, translated from the coding sequence ATGCATTTGCTCGCCGTCGGACTCAACCACACTACCGCGCCGGTCTCGCTGCGCGAGAAAGTGGCTTTCCCTGCTGACCAGATCGGTCAGGCAGTGGCGTCCGCGCGCGCATGGTTCGGTGGGCACGACAAGGTGGTGGCTTCGGGCGAGGCCGCCATCCTCTCCACCTGCAACCGCACCGAGCTGTATGCCGCTGCCGCAGCGGGCCCGGATGGCGTGGAATTCGCCATCGACCGTACTGCGCAGTTCCTGGCCGAATATCACCGGATTCCCTACGCCGATCTGCGTCCCTATCTCTATTGGCTGCCGCAGGACAATGCCGTGCGCCATGCCTTCCGCGTCGCCTCCGGGCTGGACTCGATGGTGCTGGGCGAGCCGCAGATCCTGGGCCAGATGAAGGATGCGGTGCGTCAGGCCGATGCCGCCGGTGGCCTGGGCACTTATCTGCATCAACTGTTCCAGCGCACCTTCGCGGTAGCCAAGGAAGTGCGCAGCACCACGGAAATTGGCGCACACAGCGTCTCGATGGCTGCTGCTGCCGTGCGTCTGTCGCAGCGCATCTTCGATTCGGTCTCTGGCCAGAACGTGCTCTTCATCGGCGCGGGCGAGATGATCGAGCTGTGCGCCACCCACTTCGCGGCCCAGAATCCCAAGACCCTGACGGTGGCCAACCGCACCATGGAGCGTGGCGAAAACCTGGCCCATCGCTTCAGTGGCCGCGCCATCCGCCTGGCCGACCTGCCGGCGCAACTGGCCAGTTTCGACATCGTGGTTTCCTGTACCGCCTCGCAGCTGCCCATCATCGGCCTGGGGCTGGTCGAACGCGCGGTCAAGGCGCGCCGCCACAAACCCATCTTCATGGTCGACCTGGCCGTGCCGCGCGATATCGAGGCCGAAGTCGGGCGCCTGGATGACGTCTTCCTTTATACCGTGGACGATCTGGCCTCGGTGGTCCAGAGCGGCGTGGAAAACCGCCAGGCGGCGGTCGCCCAGGCCGAAGCCATCATCGAAACCCGGGTGCAATCCTTCATGCACTGGATCGACAGCCGCGCCATGGTGCCGCTGATCCAGGATCTGCAGGAAACCGGCGAGGCCCTGCGCCTGGCCGAATTGGAGCGCGCGCGCCGCATGCTGGCCAGGGGCGAGGATGTGGACGCGGTGCTCGATGCGCTCTCCAAGGGCCTGACCGCCAAGTTCCTGCACGGCCCGCAACAGGCCCTGCATCACGCCCAGGGTGAACAGCGCAGCCAGCTGGCCTCGCTGCTGCCGCAACTGTTCCGCGCCAAGCGTTAG
- the prmC gene encoding peptide chain release factor N(5)-glutamine methyltransferase: MEPLSSYAGCTLATVLKTAPLDPLENRILLCHALRMTRVQLITQSERRLSSEESAQLTALYARRLRGEPIAYIIGQREFYGLDLRVTPDVLIPRPDTELLVELAMERLPRGGALLDMGTGSGAIAIAIAHTRPDAQITALDASAAALAIARENAAINQVRVQFLESDWYAALPQDQRFAVIASNPPYIVAGDVHLSQGDLRFEPVDALTDHADGLSDLRSIIDGAPAHLMPGGWLLMEHGYDQAGAVRALLAGTGFQEVRSWRDLAGIERVSGGRLA, translated from the coding sequence ATGGAGCCGCTCTCCAGCTATGCCGGCTGCACGCTGGCCACCGTGCTGAAGACGGCGCCGCTGGACCCGCTGGAGAACCGCATCCTGCTCTGCCACGCGCTGCGCATGACGCGCGTGCAGCTGATCACCCAATCCGAACGCCGTCTCAGCTCCGAAGAATCGGCGCAGCTCACGGCCCTCTACGCCCGCCGCCTGCGCGGCGAACCGATTGCCTACATCATCGGCCAGCGCGAATTCTATGGACTGGACTTGCGCGTCACGCCGGACGTGCTGATCCCCCGCCCCGATACCGAGCTGCTGGTGGAGCTGGCCATGGAAAGATTGCCGCGGGGTGGCGCGCTGCTGGACATGGGCACCGGTTCTGGCGCCATTGCCATTGCCATCGCCCATACCCGCCCCGATGCGCAGATCACGGCGCTGGACGCCAGTGCTGCCGCCCTCGCCATCGCACGCGAGAATGCCGCGATCAATCAGGTGCGCGTGCAATTTCTGGAAAGCGACTGGTACGCCGCCCTGCCCCAGGACCAGCGCTTTGCCGTGATCGCGTCCAACCCGCCCTACATCGTCGCGGGCGACGTCCACCTGTCCCAGGGCGACCTGCGCTTCGAACCGGTCGATGCGCTGACCGACCATGCCGATGGCTTGAGCGACCTGCGCAGCATCATTGACGGAGCGCCGGCGCACCTGATGCCGGGCGGCTGGCTGCTGATGGAACATGGCTATGACCAGGCTGGCGCCGTACGGGCGCTGCTGGCCGGCACCGGTTTCCAGG
- a CDS encoding response regulator transcription factor, giving the protein MKIGIISKDADTVTLVTQLAERHECQVYSGVEGFAAACAERANLVVLDLDDLQRHQHAVTMLVQQHRPPAAAKARPVVLLLCTPAHQHWLRNLRMAGADDFLVKPVERQELALRLDLLLLAAQPYEAPPSVVEAGGFMVDLARLRITHPERPGMDATLTRKEVELALLFMQHLGRPLSRAFLQERIWGAEPDTPTRTIDTHVSRIRTKLGLHPGNGYQLATVYGYGYQLERLEGTQAMEELHARE; this is encoded by the coding sequence ATGAAAATCGGGATCATTTCCAAAGACGCCGATACCGTGACCCTGGTCACGCAGCTGGCCGAGCGCCACGAATGCCAGGTCTACAGCGGCGTGGAGGGCTTTGCGGCCGCCTGCGCCGAGCGCGCCAATCTGGTCGTGCTGGACCTGGACGACCTGCAGCGCCATCAACATGCGGTCACCATGCTCGTGCAACAGCACCGTCCCCCGGCAGCAGCCAAGGCCCGGCCGGTGGTGTTGCTGCTGTGCACTCCGGCCCATCAGCACTGGCTGCGCAACCTGCGCATGGCGGGGGCGGACGATTTCCTGGTCAAGCCGGTCGAACGTCAAGAGCTGGCCTTGCGGCTGGATCTGCTGTTGCTGGCAGCGCAGCCCTATGAGGCACCGCCCAGCGTGGTCGAAGCCGGTGGTTTCATGGTCGACCTGGCGCGCCTGCGCATCACCCATCCCGAGCGCCCCGGCATGGATGCCACCCTGACCCGCAAGGAAGTCGAACTGGCCCTGCTGTTCATGCAGCACCTGGGGCGTCCGCTGTCGCGCGCCTTCCTGCAGGAGCGCATCTGGGGCGCCGAACCGGACACCCCCACCCGCACCATCGATACCCACGTCTCGCGTATCCGGACCAAGCTGGGCCTGCACCCCGGCAATGGCTACCAGCTGGCCACGGTCTATGGCTATGGCTACCAGCTGGAACGGCTGGAAGGAACGCAGGCGATGGAAGAGCTGCACGCACGGGAATAA
- a CDS encoding disulfide bond formation protein B: MKSSKAVFLLVALACAALLGVAMYLQIVEEMQPCPLCIIQRYMFMLIGVFALIGAVMPEAARRGSAGLGLLAALGGAGTAIWHLYVKAHPGVSCTTDPLETALNQLPTVKLWPQMFMADGFCSAPWPPVFGLQIPTWSLIWFGVLAVVLAVQLFKRAPRTTLWK, translated from the coding sequence ATGAAATCATCCAAAGCGGTTTTCCTGCTGGTGGCGCTGGCCTGCGCCGCCCTGCTGGGCGTTGCCATGTACCTGCAGATCGTCGAAGAAATGCAGCCCTGCCCGCTGTGCATCATCCAGCGCTACATGTTCATGCTGATCGGCGTCTTCGCCCTGATCGGCGCGGTGATGCCCGAAGCTGCCCGCCGCGGCAGCGCCGGCCTGGGCCTGCTGGCCGCACTGGGCGGTGCTGGCACGGCCATCTGGCATCTGTACGTGAAGGCGCATCCGGGCGTGTCCTGCACCACCGATCCGCTGGAAACGGCACTGAACCAGCTGCCCACGGTCAAGCTGTGGCCGCAGATGTTCATGGCCGACGGTTTCTGCTCGGCCCCGTGGCCGCCCGTGTTCGGCCTGCAGATTCCCACCTGGTCGCTGATCTGGTTTGGCGTGCTGGCCGTGGTGCTGGCGGTGCAACTGTTCAAGCGCGCCCCGCGCACCACCCTCTGGAAGTGA